AATGCCAGCTCAGTTGTTGGTTAAAAATTGAGCTAGGTCTGAAGGCTTTGTAGGTCTGAAGGCTTTTCAGCCCTGAAAAGGCTTTGCCAAATGTTGGAGGCAAAGGGGCAAGCAAAGGCCCTGAGAGTATCCATGAGATTTCATCCTGTCAAGGGTTAAAAATTCTTCAAAGTCTTGGTCTAAAAGAATTGCCAATGCTAAGCTTCTAATTGAGGATTCTCGTTGGCTTATTAAATATGTGAATACCTAGACCGAAGTTCTAGGGCTTGCATCCATTATGATGCTTCAAAAATTGAATAACAAATCATATAGCAAATCTAAAAGCAATGATGGCAGAGATTGAACCTATTTAGCAAATCATATTGCAGATTATGTGTAGGATAAAGTTTGAATCCCGAAGCTAAAAGCAGAGTAACATCATCAAAGAACACATGATTGTAAttgccaaaacaaaacaaatcacatGATATTCCACAGCATTTACATGGAATGTCAATACACAATTCACATGGGGTGGTGTATTTAAGGGCATGAAAGTAGCAGTTATTTAGAGCAATCATTGAACTCGACGGTGATCTCACTGCAAATTTGTTGATAATCTGATTCCCCTCAGATTCACCAAACCCACtgacaaaaatcaaatattaacattggaaaagaataaaaacaaagaaaagcatCAAAATCTCCTATTTCCCTAAATACAGAGAGACTTCCAATGGCAAGAAAACGTCTGAAGACTAACCACTACAAGAGAGAGATTTTGTGGACTGGTATTTTGTCGTGTTCCCACCGGTGTTTTGCAGAGCAGCAACGCAGTGTCAACCAAAACTAAAATCAAACACCAAATCGCAGAGACTGTAAGGCCATTAAGACGCATAAAAAggaatacaaacaaaattttatagAACCAAACAGAGCTGCGCGAAGAGGGAGAGAATGACCTGGAATTAAGAATGTCAAGAAAAGAAATGGCGAGATATGTTTGTCTGAACTTGCTGTAGGGGGGGTATTTTGAGTTCACCCGGTAAAATTTGGCTACGAATGGGTTTCGCCGAACTCGCTGGGCATGCTCTTAGCTTACGATCCGAACATGGATGACGGAGGGAACGGGGAAAATATCAGATCGGAAGGAAAAGAGAGAGGTGGCCGGCACCAGTGACGAGTGCGCCGAGGGAAATTCCAatataggagagagagagagtgattttGGAACTTTGagtcagaaaacaaaaaaaaaaaattgtatgaaaatttcagaaaattagCGCCAATTTCAGAGATGGCGCTAATTTTATTTGGTACATTCaatagtcgccgctaattatCTCAAATAGCGGCGATCCAGTATGTTGCCGCTATttgaggtattttttttttataaaaaaattatacttacaattttttaatatttttttatttattattattattttttttttaatttttctcttgtaatatgttcttattattatactattaactaaaaaatttcgtttaataaatttttatgataaaaataattaagttgatatttatcttataattaattataaaataatacaaaatccaaagataatataagatcaatataactaaggcactaagataatataaaaagcttacaaACCTTCAATTATAtccagtttgatctatcaattgaccatatcacgatcaatcgaactaattcactaggatcgatcggatgtttgatcgaacatttaattctatcacgatcaatcgaactaattcattaggatcgatcggatattTATTTGagcatttgatcctatcacgatcaatcgaactaattcacaaggatcgatcagatgtttgaccgatcatttgatcatatcgtgatcaatcgaactaattcttTAGGatcgatcaaatgtttgatcgatcgtttgatcctatcacgatcaatccaACTAATTTAcctggatcgatcggatgtttgatcgatcatttgatcttatcacgatcaatcgaattaattcagtaggatcaatcggatgtttaaccgataatttgatcctatcacgatcaatcaaattaatttagtaagatcgatcgaacatttgattctatcaagatcaatcgagctaattcattaggatcgattagatgtttgatcaaacatctgatcctatcacgattaatcgaactaattcattaggatcgatcggatgtttaatcgatcatttaaatatattacgatcaatcaaactaaagtatttagatcgatcggatgtttgatcgaacatttgatcctatcacgatcaatcgaactaattcattaggatcgatcggatgtttaatcgatcatttaaacatatcacgatcaatcgatgtttgatcgaacatttgatattatcatgatcaatcgaactaattcattaggatcaattggatgttcgatcaatcatttgttcttatcacgatcaatcgaactaattcaccttgatcgatcgatcatttgatcctatcacgatcaattgaattaattcaccaagatcggtcgattgttcgatcaaacatttaaataagaataagaataagaaatagaaaacttcaataataattaatacgagaatttgttctctttaaaaggaaaaaataaatattgatttttttataaaaaataagaatagaaaatagaaaaaattcaccaataattaatataaaagaaataatgacatattattggaggtgaatttttggtaaataatcttttctattatatatgtaaggtCACTAGCATTGtcccaatatttaaaatttaattaattattattattattattattatttttcagtgCTAAATAGCGGCAAATACTAAGGTTGCCACTATTGAgggatcaatagcggcaactttttaaagttgccgctattaggcactTAATAGCGGCCACCTtgaaagttgccgctattaggcacctaatagcggcaactttatgttgCCGCTAATAGGCCAAgtagttttttatttgtttttttgtctggacgaatagcggcaactaccaaagttgccgctattgatctctaaatagcggcaacttcttaagttgccgctattaggaccttaatagcggcaacaatATGTTGCCGCTACtaggccaagtatttttttatttttttttgtctggacgattagcggcaactaccaaagtcgccgctattgatcctcCAATAGCGGCCACTTTTaacgttgccgctattaggacaagtatttttttatttgttttttgtctggaCGATTAGCGGCAGGtaccaaagttgccgctattgatcctccaatagcggcaacttttaacgttgccgctattaggcccctaatagcggcgactttatgttgccgctattaggacaagtatttttttatttgttttttgtctggacgattagcggcaagtaccaaagttgccgctattgatcctccaatagcggcaactttggtagttgccgctattaggcccttaatagcggcaactttatgttgccgctattaggacaagtatttttttatttgttttttgtctggacgattagcggcaactaccaaagttgccgctattgatcctctaatagcggcaacttttgaaGTTGCCGCTGTTGCGCTCATAATAGCGGCAATGGATTGTTGCCACTAATTGTgtttaaatagcggcaactcgagtcgccgctattgagtgccTAACAGCGGCAACTTGGTAAGGTGGCCGCTGATGGGTAGTAAATAGCGGCAACACATGTTGCCGCTATTAGTATTGCTGCTAAATATCAACTATTTTGGTATTTAGCGTCCGCTATTAGCGGCGACgataaagtcgccgctaattgcctctcattagcggcgacttttaaaagttgccgctaatgatccctcattagcggcaactttggggtcgccgctaataagttggttgctaatgaccaaatttcttgtagtgttatCTATAAAAGAATGtatatcttctctctttgaaatCAAGTGTCTTattgtattgactcaggctccatactcgactagccaggatAAGCAAATGTTCATATGCAAGTtggcttcttaagccgtttaagagtacttgaagtttaattttttttatttttataagagccagctcgcaaGCTAGcttggctcgacttattatgggcttgagctcaattttttttggcttaccCTTGAGCTTGGCTCGAGctcgaataaaatttaaacgagccaagcttgaacaagggaaacTCGCTTAAGCTTGGCTTGTTTACACCCCTACCTatgctttattaaaataaaacatcccaataaaataaataaataacggaGGAACAATATAATTTTCTAGTCAATTTATATCAGCTCAAAGAGAGACCtaaggaaaaatattattagctTAATAGGTTtgtgattatatcacatgacaCTATTTAACCACAATTAATTCTACTAAAAATTGTGACTACACTCTGATgattatttttgatttaatcaattaattctTATGACGTTCTTATTGCATTTTACCCCTCCATAGAATCCTTCTGTAGTCGAACCAAAGTCTTTCAACTGTTATTTTGTTCACTACCTCTTTTCCTTGAGTCACTGATTTAAATTCTTGATTATCTTTATGTACCTTGTGAGAATACATCTCACCTTTTATATGTATAAGTTTTGAGTGTACCTATTGAAAACACTTGGTCTCTCACAAGGGATTTGGTTTCCTTCTTGAAGTCGATGTTCCCACAATGTTATATATGATTATCCAACGTACTGAGTACTATTGACCGACGATAAGTCCCACTCTTAGATACATCTAAGTAATCAACACCTCACATATGATGATACAAACCTTGGGTAGAACGCACTTTTGAAAACCGGCTTGTAAGGGAAGGGtgcccaagagcttatatacacacggttaagattagacttaaGCCATGTGGGACACTAGGATCGTAACATACTACCACGCTTCTGTTGTCGATGTCTACGGCGGCCCACTTTTTTGACACTGACCCGATGGTAGTCATTTCTCTTTTGNNNNNNNNNNNNNNNNNNNNNNNNNNNNNNNNNNNNNNNNNNNNNNNNNNNNNNNNNNNNNNNNNNNNNNNNNNNNNNNNNNNNNNNNNNNNNNNNNNNNTTTTTGGAAACACTATCAATATCCATTAATCCCTTGGATATTAGTCTTCCAGATTCCATTGGGAACTTTTCAACCTCCTTTAGAAATATTTATGCATTTGAATCTCAAATAAAGGGTCATATTCCTGTCGGAATCGGTTCCTTGAAAGGCTTGACCACGCTTGGTTTGGGCAATAACAATTTGACTGGAAACATACCACCCACAATTGGGGGATTGGAAGGGTTACAAAGATTATACCTTTATGGTAACAAAATTGAGGGATTCATTCCAAAAGACATGTGTCAGTTAAAGAACTTAGGTGAGTTATATCTCTCAAATAACAAAATCTCGGGATCAATCCCAAATTGCATTTCAAACCTCAATCTTCTGCAAAAGCTATTTCTGAGGTCTAATAGGCTGGAATCATcaataccattaaatttatggagCCTTAAGAATCTATTGTTTTTGGGTCTCTCATCGAATTTTCTCAGTGGAAATTTGTctccaaacatgaaaaaaatggATGTCATTGAACACGTTGATATATCTCAGAACCAAATTACTGGAAATATTCCAAGCATCATTGGAGCATTTGAAAGCCTAAGTTATCTTGATTTATCAAGGAACTCATTTCAAGGAGACATTCCACAATCTTTTGGAGACTTGAAAGGATTAGATGTGTTAAACCTCTCATATAATAATCTCTCTGGTGTAATTCCTAAGTCTCTTGAAGCACTTCCATATCTCACGTATTTGAATGTGTCTTTCAACAAGCTATCAGGAGAAATACCATCTAGAGGGTCTTTTGCAAACTTCACAGCAAAATCATTTTTAGGAAACAAAGCACTTTGTGGGAATccaatttttgaagttctaccTTGTCCAAGCCCAAGCTCCAAAGGATCTAAGGTGAAACAAAGTCTActcaaatattttcttcctGCTATTGCTTCAATTATAGTATGTCTAGCATTAGTTTATGTGTTGAGAAGACATCGAGAAAGTAAAATACAGCTTCCAAGTTTATTTAATACATTGCATGTATTGGAGTTTAGAATGATATCATATCAAGAGCTTTGCCAAGGGACAAACAACTTTTGTGAAAGTAACTTGCTTGGAGTTGGAGGTTTTGGTTCTGTGTATAAAGGCATGCTCCTTGACGGGACTATTGTTGCTATTAAAGTTCTAAATTTGCAATTAGCCGGTGCTTTCAAAAGTTTTGATGCAGAATGCAAGGTCTTACGAACAATCCGACATAGGAATCTTGTTAAAGTCATAAGTACATGCTCTAACCCGGAGTTCAGAGCTTTAATATTGCAATACATGTCGAACGGCAGCCTCGAAAGGTGGTTATACTCTTATAACTACTCCTTGACTCTTCTTCAAAGAGTAAACATTATGATTGACGTTGCGTCAGCGTTGGACTATCTCCACCACGGTCAATCAGAATCTGTGGTTCACTGTGATTTAAAGCCTACCAATATCCTTCTAGACGAGGACATGATTGCACACGTGAGTGACTTTGGcattgcaaagattttggtcGAAAACAAGGATGCTACACAAACCAAAACTCTTGGTACACTTGGCTATATTGCACCAGGTACATGCATTCACCTCTACTTATTTTATTGCTACGAGGCTATCAATAGTGCTAATATCAAGAACAACAATAATTGCTAGTTTCAAGAATACCAATGTACATGCCAATTTTCCATAAATCTATTTTATATAGGCCTTATATTCATATGAATATgcattaacaataaaaattacacaaacTATAATTGCTTAGTCAATAGATAAGTACCTATTTATTCCTTTTAAGTCTTATGCATCGATTgttaattattctaaaatatattaaaataactATTTGTATTAAAGACAATTAGGTTATATGCTTCTTGATCACTAGGTTAATATGAAGTAATTCTAAAATGCGACCATGATTATGGTTTGCCTTGTTTTATGCCCACCCCATACCCATTTTATGACCACTAATAACACACACAACATTCACACACATGGTTAATATATGTGTACAatgaatgcatatatatatatatatgtgtgcgcGCGAGCGTGTGCgcatattttttgcttttttggttaaaatatgtgaaaaacttcctttttttttttggtttgaattacTAACTAAAAGGCCGTTTGCAAAATTGTGAGTATTGGATAGAGTATGGCTTGGAAGGAAAAGTCTCCATTAAAGGCGATGTTTATAGCTACGGTATAATATTGTTGGAGATGATCACAAGGAAGAAACCTACCGACGACATGTTTGTAGAAGAATTGACCTTAAGGCAATGGATAAACGCATCACTTTCCGACAAAATACTGGAGGTTGTGGATGACGGTTTAATGAGAACAGAAAATGGACAAAATGCAACTGTCATGCAGAGTGTTCTTTCATCCATCATTGAATTAGGTTTGAAGTGTTCTGAAGAGTTACCAGATGAAAGAGTTGATATCAAAGATGTGCTTGTCAAGCTTAAAAAAATCCAAGTGAAACTTTTTGAAAACAGAAATGATGGTGTTTGATATATTTTATCTGGGTTATATCgggtttgtcttttaatttcttaaagtaCTTACAAGTGgtatgttttatgtttgtatgACTTTCCATGTTTAAATAAATGCTTTGGGATTTTCTAACATCTTCCTCTTGAaccatttctcatttttttttctccttctactTCTTGTTGAGATATATAAAATTTACTCGAGGATGATTCTTTATGCATCACGGATACTAAACTAATATAATCTCAAACGCCAAAAAAATCTTGCAGATCGATTTTATTGTTTCACTTCATGTCTCTATTCCATTAATTATGAAAACTATGGAATGACGAAAGAAAATACTTAAAGCAACACTCAAGCCAGGGCAtataaattcaattttcaaataagtgAAGGATTATTTTAAccattcaaaaattaaaactaaagaG
Above is a genomic segment from Corylus avellana chromosome ca9, CavTom2PMs-1.0 containing:
- the LOC132191620 gene encoding receptor kinase-like protein Xa21, whose protein sequence is MCQLKNLGELYLSNNKISGSIPNCISNLNLLQKLFLRSNRLESSIPLNLWSLKNLLFLGLSSNFLSGNLSPNMKKMDVIEHVDISQNQITGNIPSIIGAFESLSYLDLSRNSFQGDIPQSFGDLKGLDVLNLSYNNLSGVIPKSLEALPYLTYLNVSFNKLSGEIPSRGSFANFTAKSFLGNKALCGNPIFEVLPCPSPSSKGSKVKQSLLKYFLPAIASIIVCLALVYVLRRHRESKIQLPSLFNTLHVLEFRMISYQELCQGTNNFCESNLLGVGGFGSVYKGMLLDGTIVAIKVLNLQLAGAFKSFDAECKVLRTIRHRNLVKVISTCSNPEFRALILQYMSNGSLERWLYSYNYSLTLLQRVNIMIDVASALDYLHHGQSESVVHCDLKPTNILLDEDMIAHVSDFGIAKILVENKDATQTKTLGTLGYIAPEYGLEGKVSIKGDVYSYGIILLEMITRKKPTDDMFVEELTLRQWINASLSDKILEVVDDGLMRTENGQNATVMQSVLSSIIELGLKCSEELPDERVDIKDVLVKLKKIQVKLFENRNDGV